A single Gopherus flavomarginatus isolate rGopFla2 chromosome 17, rGopFla2.mat.asm, whole genome shotgun sequence DNA region contains:
- the LOC127036004 gene encoding ficolin-2-like: MGRAAQKALLSLLCLAAAVCQAQDTCPDMSLEGFNSTDKLSIHQGCPGIPGATGPRGDSGNTGMRGQQGPRGIPGKVGLTGSKGERGPAGAPGVKGDKGALGATGAPGTAVKEDLEVIQCKKGAKNCKELLARGKIMSGWYTIYPHDCNAMTVLCDMDTDGGGWIVFQRRVDGSVDFYRDWNSYKRGFGSQLSEFWLGNDNIHLLSSLGPQELHVNLRDFDNNYTFALFSSFRVAEESSKYMLFIGPFVNGTAGDSLTDHNGMMFTTYDQDNDVSEINCAETYKGAWWYRRCHMSNLNGLYLKGAHESYADGMNWASNKGYQYSYKMAEMKMRPV, encoded by the exons ATGGGGAGAGCTGCCCAGAAAGCCCTCCTCTCTTTACTCTGTCTAGCAGCAGCGGTTTGTCAGGCTCAGGACACCTGCCCAG ACATGAGCTTAGAGGGTTTCAACAGTACCGATAAACTCTCCATTCACCAAGGCTGCCCTGGAATTCCAGGTGCCACAGGGCCCAGAGGAGACTCAGGAAATACAGGAATGCGAG GACAACAGGGACCTCGGGGGATCCCTGGAAAGGTGGGACTAACTGGCTCAAAAG GAGAAAGAGGTCCTGCTGGTGCCCCTGGAGTGAAAG GAGATAAAGGAGCCCTGGGAGCTACGGGAGCCCCTGGAACAGCTG TGAAGGAAGACCTGGAAGTCATACAGTGTAAGAAAG GAGCAAAGAACTGCAAGGAGCTGTTAGCTAGGGGGAAAATCATGAGCGGCTGGTACACCATCTACCCCCATGACTGTAACGCCATGACCGTGCTGtgtgacatggacacagatgGTGGAGGATGGATT GTGTTCCAGAGACGGGTGGATGGTTCTGTGGATTTTTACCGTGACTGGAATTCATACAAAAGAGGTTTTGGCAGCCAGCTGTCAGAATTCTGGCTGGGGAACGACAATATCCACCTGTTATCATCCCTTG GTCCCCAGGAGCTTCACGTCAATCTCAGAGATTTTGACAACAACTATACATTTGCTCTCTTCTCGTCATTCAGAGTTGCAGAAGAATCTTCGAAATACATGCTGTTCATTGGGCCCTTTGTTAATGGCACTGCAG GGGATTCCTTAACTGACCACAACGGCATGATGTTTACAACCTATGACCAGGACAATGACGTGTCTGAGATTAACTGTGCTGAAACCTATAAAGGGGCCTGGTGGTACCGGAGATGTCATATGTCCAACCTGAATGGATTATACCTGAAAGGAGCCCATGAAAGCTATGCTGATGGGATGAACTGGGCTTCAAACAAAGGGTACCAGTATTCCTACAAGATGGCAGAGATGAAAATGAGGCCCGTGTAG